From the genome of Dryobates pubescens isolate bDryPub1 chromosome 5, bDryPub1.pri, whole genome shotgun sequence, one region includes:
- the GPR68 gene encoding ovarian cancer G-protein coupled receptor 1, which translates to MVNFTENATERCSINHDIHQTLSPVVYIFVFILGLPANCLSLYYGYLQIKAKNELGIYLCNLTVADLLYIFSLPFWLQYVLQHDNWTYRELLCKICGILLYENIYISVGFLCCISIDRYLAVVHPFQFQQLRTMKAAVVVSIVIWTKEIMTCGFVFRHREISLDAESHLVCFEHYPIKEWECHVNYYRFSAGFLFPFFLLAFSYCGILRVVHKSHGTQKKKKIQIKRLVSSTVLIFLVCFAPYHILLVVRSLLENNCSFAEKIFNIYHVSLLLTTFNCVADPVLYCFSSESTYQNFAKMRDSCLTYLGCLRPETKESYPLNAPETPNRPQEQEQQPGLL; encoded by the coding sequence ATGGTGAATTTCACAGAGAATGCAACTGAGAGGTGCAGCATTAATCATGATATCCACCAGACATTATCCCCTGTGGTGTACATATTTGTATTTATATTAGGCTTGCCAGCTAACTGCCTATCACTGTACTATGGGTATTTACAGATCAAGGCTAAAAATGAATTGGGCATCTACCTTTGCAATTTGACTGTAGCAGACCTGCTCTACATATTTTCTTTGCCCTTTTGGCTTCAGTATGTTTTACAGCATGACAACTGGACGTATagggagctgctgtgcaaaATTTGTGGCATCCTCTTGTATGAGAATATCTATATCAGTGTGggcttcctctgctgcatctCCATTGACCGCTATCTCGCAGTAGTGCACCCTTTTCAGTTCCAACAGCTTAGGACAATGAAGGCTGCTGTAGTTGTGAGCATCGTTATCTGGACCAAAGAAATAATGACCTGCGGCTTTGTCTTTAGGCACAGGGAGATCAGCTTGGACGCCGAGAGCCACCTGGTGTGCTTTGAGCATTATCCCATCAAAGAATGGGAGTGCCATGTCAATTACTATCGCTTCTCTGCTggcttccttttccccttctttctcctggCCTTCTCCTACTGTGGGATTTTACGTGTTGTCCACAAGAGCCATGGCActcaaaagaagaagaaaatccaAATTAAACGACTGGTTTCAAGcactgttttaatttttttagttTGCTTTGCCCCATACCACATCCTACTTGTTGTTCGCAGCTTGCTGGAGAACAACTGCTCATTTGCTGagaaaatatttaatatttacCATGTTTCTCTCCTGTTAACTACTTTTAACTGTGTTGCTGACCCAGTATTGTACTGTTTTTCCAGTGAAAGCACTTACCAGAACTTTGCCAAGATGCGAGACTCTTGTTTAACATATTTAGGGTGCCTGAGGCCTGAGACTAAAGAATCCTATCCACTGAATGCTCCAGAAACTCCCAACAGGCCACAAGAGCAAGAGCAACAACCAGGATTATTATAA